From one Acinonyx jubatus isolate Ajub_Pintada_27869175 chromosome B1, VMU_Ajub_asm_v1.0, whole genome shotgun sequence genomic stretch:
- the RPL34 gene encoding 60S ribosomal protein L34 gives MVQRLTYRRRLSYNTASNKTRLSRTPGNRIVYLYTKKVGKAPKSACGVCPGRLRGVRAVRPKVLMRLSKTKKHVSRAYGGSMCAKCVRDRIKRAFLIEEQKIVVKVLKAQAQSQKAK, from the exons ATGGTCCAGCGTTTGACATACCGTCGTAGGCTGTCCTACAATACAGCCTCTAACAAAACTAGGCT GTCCCGAACCCCAGGTAATAGAATCGTTTACCTTTATACCAAGAAGGTTGGGAAAGCACCGAAATCTGCATGTGGCGTGTGCCCAGGCCGACTTCGAGGA GTTCGTGCTGTGAGACCTAAAGTTCTTATGAGGCtgtccaaaaccaaaaaacacgtCAGCAGGGCCTACGGTGGTTCCATGTGTGCTAAGTGTGTTCGTGACAG gatCAAACGTGCATTCCTTATTGAGGAGCAGAAAATCGTTGTGAAAGTGTTGAAGGCACAAGCACAGAGTCAGAAagctaaataa